In Mycolicibacterium nivoides, the DNA window AGCGCCTGGCCGACGTCGCCGAGCACTACCTGCATTTCGGTGGGGTGTCGCCGATCAACGGGATCAACCGGGCACTGATCGAGCAGCTGCGGGCCGAATTGCCCGGGATGCCGGTCTATTTCGGTAACCGGAACTGGGATCCCTATGTCGAGGACACCGTTACGGCGATGCGTGACGACGGAGTTCGGCGGGCGGCAGTGTTCACCACGTCGGCCTGGGGTGGATATTCCAGCTGCACCCAGTACGTCGAGGACATCGCCCGGGCCCGGGCTGCGGTGGGCGACCAAGCCCCCGAGCTCGTCAAACTCCGCCAGTACTTCGACCATCCACTGCTGGTGGAGATGTTCGCCGACGCGATCGCGGCAGCGGCAGCCACATTGCCGCCCGAGCTGCGCGGCGAGGCCCGGTTGGTATTCACCGCGCACTCGGTGCCCATCGCCGCCGATGAGCGGCACGGCCCGCGGCTCTACAGTCGTCAGGTCGGCTACGCGACGCGGCTGGTGGCCGCGGCCGCGGGCTACCAGGACTTCGACCAGGTGTGGCAGTCGCGGTCGGGTCCGCCCCGGATCCCGTGGCTCGAACCCGACGTCGCCGATCACCTGACCGCATTGGGCCAGAAGGGAACCCGGGCGGTCATCGTGTGCCCGATCGGGTTCGTCGCCGACCACATCGAGGTGGTGTGGGATCTGGACTA includes these proteins:
- a CDS encoding ferrochelatase gives rise to the protein MKIDEPLARRSSSFDAVLLLSFGGPEAPDQVMPFLENVTRGRGIPAERLADVAEHYLHFGGVSPINGINRALIEQLRAELPGMPVYFGNRNWDPYVEDTVTAMRDDGVRRAAVFTTSAWGGYSSCTQYVEDIARARAAVGDQAPELVKLRQYFDHPLLVEMFADAIAAAAATLPPELRGEARLVFTAHSVPIAADERHGPRLYSRQVGYATRLVAAAAGYQDFDQVWQSRSGPPRIPWLEPDVADHLTALGQKGTRAVIVCPIGFVADHIEVVWDLDYELRLQAEQAGIAFARASTPNADRRFARLAAGLIDELRTGAEPLRVAGPDPVPGYGFSVNGALCSPRCCGTPS